The Pirellulales bacterium region AGGTGCCGTCGGTGATGTCCCGCAGGCGGACGTGGCTGTTCAAAAAGAATACGCCGTGGTTGTCGACGTCGATGGGCGCTTCGACGTCGTGGTGGCAGCCCGCATAGTTGCTGGTGCCGGGTCCCGGCCCGAACGGCACGCCGCCGTCGGACGGGCAGATGAACACGTTCGCCTGCCAATTGCGGACCGGTAAGTTGGCCGCGGCGTAGGCGCTGGCCGAAAAGTCGAGCAGATTATAGGCGTTGCGCTGTTCGATCTGCGGCAGAATGTGGGCCAGCCAACTGATATGGTGCCCCTGCGGCAGGCTTTGAATCGGCCCCGACGCATCGAGCACGCCGGGCGGCAGAGAGCGAAAGGCCGATTCATAATTGGCCACCGCCAGCGCAAGCTGGCCGAGATTGTTGGTGCATTGCGCGCGGCGGGCCGCTTCGCGCGCGGCCTGCACCGCCGGAAGCAACAGCGCGATCAAAATGCCGATAATGGCGATCACCACCAACAGTTCCACCAGCGTGAAACCGCGCGAGCGTGCGGAATATCCGAAGGCTTGTCCGTTCATGTTCATTTTTCCGGTTGCGGTTGATAAACGATTTCTTTGTGTACTCGGACCGCTTCGACCGACTCCGAGGGGTATTCGACGTCGACTTCGATGGACCGCCGCCCCTCGTCGATCGCGGCGACGCGCAGACGGACCTTCGCAGCTTCGCCCGCGGGAAGGTCGGCCGCGGCGACCTCCCAGGTCTCGCCCCGATAGTCGCGCTCCTCGGCCAGTCGCGCCGCGGCCCGTTCGATGCCGGCTTCCGCCAGCCAGCGGGCCTGGCTTTCGCGCTCGCGAGAACGCAGCAGCTTGTGCTCCATCGCCGCCCAGCGGAGCAGCGTTCCGCCCATCGCCGTGGCCAGCACCAGGCAAACGAGCGCCATCATCACCACCACGCCGCGCCGCTTCATGGCTCCTCCTCGGTCGAGAACCGCGAGTCGCTCGCCAGGTGCGATTCAAGACTCCAGACATCGTGTTCGCCCTCGGCATGGCCGATTGTCAGACGGACCATGACCATCTCGTCGTCCGACAGCATAAACTCCGTCTCGGCGAGGTCTGCCAACGTGTAGGCCTCGCGACGCAGGACTGTCTGATCTTGGTACTCGGCCCGCCGCAGACGGTCGCCGTCTGGCCAGTATTCGATGGCCCGCGTTTCGGGACCTTGCAGGCGCAAATGATCGGGCGGCCTGGCCGCGGTGCTTGCCTCGCCATTCGCCGTGCAGGCCACGAGGGACGCTTTTCGGGCCGCGGCGACATCGGTGCGCCATTGCTGGGAAAGGCGCATCATCGCGCTGGTCCGCTCGAAGTGCTGCCGGCCTTGTTGCTCAGTTCGCAACAGCGTGCCCAGCAACACCGCCGCCGTCGCCATCAACACCGAGTTGACCGAGATCACCACCAGCAGCTCCACCAGCGAATAACCGGCCCGGCGGCGGCTGGCCCGGCGGACGCGGGCCGGGAGCGGTCGACTTGTTTGCTCATTGTCTGCCATCAGCTTTTGAGATCGTCCTGCTTGTTTCGCGGCCGTTTTTGCGGCGAAGCTCGACCCCGAAGGGGTCAAACTCATCAGCCCAGGGCAACGCCCTGGGTGTCGATCGGCGTCATTTTGGGCACCCCAACGGGGCGCGACCGGTAGGCGTTGGACACACAGGTCACGCCCTTTCAGGGCTACCATCGTTGCCGCGTACCGCACACCCAGGGCGTTGCCCTGGGCTGATGAGTCACGCCGCTTCGCGGCTACCGCGGTCATCATTGTTTCTCCTTTCGAAACACCCAGGTGGCAACGCGGTGCCGCGAGGCACCGCGGCTGCCGGACCGCCAGTGTACATCGACCTCGATCCGCTTGCCGGGCGGTGAACCGTCGATCGCAGCCACGCGGAGTGCCACCGTCCCGTCCGGCAACTGTTCAGCAATCTTTGACGCTTGCCGCAGTTCGTCAGCACGTTGAGGCGTGATCGAATCGTAAGCCCCGGCGGTCAGTCGCTCCAAGAGGTTGTCGGCGGCAACCACGGCCTTGGCGTGCAGGCCCGCCGATTGCCGCTGCCGGGCAACCGACGTCAGCAACGCGACGACGATCGTCAGCGCCGCGGCCAGCAGGGCGGCCGCCGCACAGCTTTCGACGAGCGTGAAACCCGAACGCGACCTTCTCATGTCAACTTCTCAATCAAGGAAATCAGGGGAACGAACAGCCCCACGACAATAAACAGCACCATCGCTCCCGCCGCAAGTACACAAAGCGGCACGAGCACTTCCAACCAGCGATGCATCCGCAAGGCGAAACGCCGCTCGATTCCTTCGGCCACCTCGCCGAGCGCCCAACTCAGATTGCCTACCCGCTCGGCGCTGTTCAGCAGCGCCAGCTCGCCGCGCCGCAGCAGACCTTGCTCGGCCAGGCATTCCTGCCAAGGCATGCCCTGCTCCATCCGCTCCATGGCCCGCCGCGAGTGCTGACGCATCGCCAACGAGGGACCATGTTCCGCCAAGGCCGCCAGTGCGGGCAGCAGCGGGCGGTCCGCCTGCGCGGCCACCGCCAGCGACCGCAGCACGAAGATGCTTTCGCGCCGCCGAGAAAGCATATTGAGGGGCGGCGGCAGCCAGGAGATCAAGTCGACGCTCCACAACAACAAAAAGCACGCCAGGCCGGCGAAACCCACGAGCACCAGAGGCCAACCGTAGTCGGCGAACCAGTCGCACGACTGGATCAGTGCCACGGTCAGCGGCGGCAGCTCGGCGTCGAAATCGTCGAAGATTTTGATAAACGCGGGCACGATCTTGACGGCCATGAAGGTCAACACCATCGTGCCAAACACGACGATCGTGCCGATATACCAGATCGCTCCGCCAACCCGCGTCATGGTCGATTGGCTGATGGGCTGACGGACGGCTTCGACCAGGGCGCCGCTGATGTTTCCGGTGCGGACGCCGACTTCGACCAGCGCCGCCGCGCGCCGCGGCACCAAGGGTCCCGCCACGCGCATCATCAGGCGGGGAAAGAAAAGCCATTCCGACCACACTTCGACAGCACCTTGGCGGCCCGCCTCACGAATGGCTTCGCCCAAGGGCACCCCGGCGTTCAACAGCGCCGTCAACCGCCGGCAACGGCGGCCCAGCGGTCCGCGGCACTCGTGCGAAAACGCTTCCACCGCGGGCGCCAACGGCATCCAGCGCCGCGCGGCCGCCGCCATCACCGCCAACAACGCCATTCGACGGCGCAGCAAGTAGCGGAAGATCGTATAGAGCAGCACGAATCCGGCGAAGAAGAAGAAAGGAATAGCCATGAAGTTGAGGAACACCAAGCAGCCTTCCACGAAACCGGTCACGATCATCACTCGGCCAATCACCGACATGATCAAGTGCAGCGGGTCTTCGCCCTCGGCCCGATCGCGATAAAACAGGTGCAGCGAGGCCAGCACGGCGATGCCCAACAGCACCAGTCCGGGAAAGCTCTGCGCGGTAACCAGCGTGCTGCTCATGTCAGCTTCTCGATCAAGGAAACCATGGGCAGGAGTGAAGCACTCATCAGAAACGCGGCCCCCCACAACACGAACAGAAAGGCGAGCGGCGGCACGACCGCGCGGAGCAGGCCGAGCTGGGCCTCCACGCGGCCCTCGAACATTTCGGCCGCGGTGCGCAGGGCATCGGCCAAAGCGCTCGTCGATCTGGCGGTGCCCGCCGCTTGCTCGCCCCAGCGTACCATCGGCCCCATGCTGTCAGGAAACTCCCGCCGAGCCATCAGGGCGTCGCTGAGGGCCCTGCCCGACTGTACGCCGGCGGCCACTTTCTGCGACGCATAGCGCAGGCTGGCGTCTTCACACCCTCGGCCGGCGATGTCGAGCGCCTGCGGCAACGGGACCTCCACCTCGACCAGAAGCGCGAGCAAGCGGGAATAACGCGCCAACGCCGCCCAGCGAATCACCGGTCCCAGCAACGGTACGAAGACGAGCAGCGCGCGCAGCTCGGCGGTCCGCATGGCCGCCCAGACAAACAGCCACGAAGCGGCGAGCACCGCGATGTTACCCGCCAGCATCCAGACGCCCGATCGCGATAACTCGCCCAGTGCCATCGTCGCGGCCGGCAGGTCGGCGTCGAAGTCTTCGTACACCTCCATCAGGCTGGGCACGACGGCGATGCAGAAGTAACCAAAGATCAACGACATCATCAACAACAGCAGGGCGGGATAACTGACGGCGAGCATGATTCTGCGCATGACGTCGGCCGAGTGACGCTCGGCGGCCACAAGCTCCGTGAGCACCCTGGCCAGCGAGGCCGAGCGCAGGCCGCCCGTGATGAGCGCCGTCAGATGGGGCGGCAAACTGCGCCCGCCCGCGGAGAGCGCTTCGTCGAGTTTTTCGCCGCGGTTGAGTTTGTCGGCCAACACCACGAGCGCCTTCGCGACCCGGCCGCGTGGCAGCTCGCGCGCGGCGGCGCGCAAGCCGTGCTCTAGCGACAAGCCGGATGCGACGAGCGATGCGAGGGTGCCGCCAAGGGCCGCCGCATCATCGCCATCGAGGTTGTTGGACATGGTTGGTTGCCGTCAGTCTTGCTCGTAGGGTGGGACCAACGAGCTTGCGAGCGCCGGCCCACCATAATCGACGTCGCCAACGGTGGGCCGGCGCTCGCAATCTCGCTGGTCCCACCCTACATTAGAAGCGCGTGACTCTTGTGCTGGAAGCGGCATTAGGGTGTGCTCAGTGTTTTCAACAGGTTTATCCAAGGTACGAACAGCAGCAGGGCATACACCAACGCGGTCGTGCCGCCGATCGCGAGCGTGAGGTAAACCGGCAGAAACGTCTGCACGGTTTCGGCCCGCTGCCGGGCGTGCTCATGATAACTAAGGGCGGCCTGACGCAACGAAAAGCCGAGCAACCGTGCTTCTTGGCCGGCCGACAGAAACCAGGCCGCCAGCGGAGGAAAGTGGGCTGCCCGCTCGAGGTACTCCGCCGGCCCGGCGCCCCGTTCGATCGCCGCCGCCAAACGGTCGGCCTCGGCCTTCAAAGCTCGATCGCCGCTGGCCGCCGCCGACAACCGCAGCCCCTCGCCCAGCGGCACGCCCTGATCGACCAGCAGGGCCAGCACATCGGCAAAAGTCGCCAACCGGCACGATCGCACCAATCGCCGAGCACCGGGCACCCAAGCGAACCCATGCCCGGCCCCCAGCGAAAGCGCCCGACGCGATCGCCAGAGCCACGCGGCGACGATCGGCAACACGATCAGGGGTCCGATGGGCGCCCACCAGGCCACGCTCGTGCCGAGTTCGGCAAAGCGAGCAAGCCAATTGGCCGAGGTCACGTGAAAGTCGCGAAAGCCGGGCAGCACCTGCGGGATAAAAAACGTCACGAAGCCGACAAACAGCGCCCAGCCCAAGAGCAAGATGATGACCGGATAGATGAGCGCTGTGGCCGCCACGTGCCGCAATTCCGCCACGCGCCGGGCCGTGACGGCCAGACCTTCCAGCGCCGCCGCCAGCCGACCCGACTTCAAGCCGGCCGCCACGATCGCTTGATAGAGCGGCGGGACCTCATCGCCGAGCGCTTGCAGGGCCGCGTCGAGCTGTTCGCCTCGCGAAAGCCGCTCGGCGAGAAGCGTGGTCACGCGGCCCAAGCGGCCGGGCAAGTCGTGCCCCACATCGACGAGACCGCGCTCCAGCGGCACGCCCGCACGCACCAGCGCGGCGATCTCGTCGTTCAGGGCGATGAGATCATCCAGCGTGAATCCGCCTCGTGGCGAGAGCAATTCCACAACCCGCTCCCAGTCGTCCGGACCCGACTTTGCGACGTGGCCCCCTGAAAACGGTGATTATACGAAGCGAACAGCAAGAACGCCAGCAGCAGCAATGGGTATACTGCGCACGCGGCGGTCGTTGAGACAAAAAACGGTGGCTGGGGCAGAGCCGCGCGCTCGGCCAGTTCCCCATTTAAGGCTCCACGGCGGCGATGCCCCGGTCGCGCCACCACCGGGGCATCGCTGGCCGACGGCGCGTTTCGGTGATGCCGGGTCGCTCTCGGCCAGCTTCTGCCCCAGCCACCGCGATTGGTCTCATTGCTGCCGGCGGGAACCGAATCTGATAAACTTCAGGCATGCGTCTCGGTCTGTTTGGGGGAACCTTCGATCCGGTCCACTTGGGCCACTTGCTGCTGGCCGAATACTGCCGCGAACAGTGCCGGCTGGACGCGGTGTGGTTCCTGCCGGCCGCCGAGCCGCCGCACAAGCAGCGTCCCGACCTGACGCCCGCCCGGCAGCGCATCGAAATGTTGCAGCTTGCGATTGGCGGGCATGAGGCATTCTCGGTGTGTACGCGCGAGGTCGAGCGCGGCGGAGTGAGTTACACCGTCGATACGCTGGGCGAGTTGGCCGCCGAGCAGCCCTCGCGGCAGCTTTTCTTTCTGCTTGGCGGCGATTCGCTGGCCGATTTGCCGCGATGGCGCGAGCCGGCGAAGATTTGCGAGCTGGCCATGCCGGTGGTGGTGGCACGGCCCGGCAGCCCGCCGCCCGATTACACTTCGCTCTCCTCGCTCGTTTCGGCCGAACGGCTGCAACAGATTCGCGCCTACCAGGTCGACATGCCGCAGATCGGGCTGAGCAGCCGCGAGATCC contains the following coding sequences:
- a CDS encoding DUF1559 domain-containing protein, with product MNGQAFGYSARSRGFTLVELLVVIAIIGILIALLLPAVQAAREAARRAQCTNNLGQLALAVANYESAFRSLPPGVLDASGPIQSLPQGHHISWLAHILPQIEQRNAYNLLDFSASAYAAANLPVRNWQANVFICPSDGGVPFGPGPGTSNYAGCHHDVEAPIDVDNHGVFFLNSHVRLRDITDGTSQTILTGEKLVTVTDLGWLSGTRATLRNTGSPINASSQPAGVLSSIGDMALSMNSALLTTPATPPGGQAALVVGGFESNHPGGAEAAFVDGSVHFLQEAGNTPVLSQLGHRADGKLLDERQW
- a CDS encoding prepilin-type N-terminal cleavage/methylation domain-containing protein, whose amino-acid sequence is MADNEQTSRPLPARVRRASRRRAGYSLVELLVVISVNSVLMATAAVLLGTLLRTEQQGRQHFERTSAMMRLSQQWRTDVAAARKASLVACTANGEASTAARPPDHLRLQGPETRAIEYWPDGDRLRRAEYQDQTVLRREAYTLADLAETEFMLSDDEMVMVRLTIGHAEGEHDVWSLESHLASDSRFSTEEEP
- a CDS encoding type II secretion system F family protein, giving the protein MSSTLVTAQSFPGLVLLGIAVLASLHLFYRDRAEGEDPLHLIMSVIGRVMIVTGFVEGCLVFLNFMAIPFFFFAGFVLLYTIFRYLLRRRMALLAVMAAAARRWMPLAPAVEAFSHECRGPLGRRCRRLTALLNAGVPLGEAIREAGRQGAVEVWSEWLFFPRLMMRVAGPLVPRRAAALVEVGVRTGNISGALVEAVRQPISQSTMTRVGGAIWYIGTIVVFGTMVLTFMAVKIVPAFIKIFDDFDAELPPLTVALIQSCDWFADYGWPLVLVGFAGLACFLLLWSVDLISWLPPPLNMLSRRRESIFVLRSLAVAAQADRPLLPALAALAEHGPSLAMRQHSRRAMERMEQGMPWQECLAEQGLLRRGELALLNSAERVGNLSWALGEVAEGIERRFALRMHRWLEVLVPLCVLAAGAMVLFIVVGLFVPLISLIEKLT
- a CDS encoding type II secretion system F family protein — protein: MSNNLDGDDAAALGGTLASLVASGLSLEHGLRAAARELPRGRVAKALVVLADKLNRGEKLDEALSAGGRSLPPHLTALITGGLRSASLARVLTELVAAERHSADVMRRIMLAVSYPALLLLMMSLIFGYFCIAVVPSLMEVYEDFDADLPAATMALGELSRSGVWMLAGNIAVLAASWLFVWAAMRTAELRALLVFVPLLGPVIRWAALARYSRLLALLVEVEVPLPQALDIAGRGCEDASLRYASQKVAAGVQSGRALSDALMARREFPDSMGPMVRWGEQAAGTARSTSALADALRTAAEMFEGRVEAQLGLLRAVVPPLAFLFVLWGAAFLMSASLLPMVSLIEKLT
- a CDS encoding type II secretion system F family protein, which produces MELLSPRGGFTLDDLIALNDEIAALVRAGVPLERGLVDVGHDLPGRLGRVTTLLAERLSRGEQLDAALQALGDEVPPLYQAIVAAGLKSGRLAAALEGLAVTARRVAELRHVAATALIYPVIILLLGWALFVGFVTFFIPQVLPGFRDFHVTSANWLARFAELGTSVAWWAPIGPLIVLPIVAAWLWRSRRALSLGAGHGFAWVPGARRLVRSCRLATFADVLALLVDQGVPLGEGLRLSAAASGDRALKAEADRLAAAIERGAGPAEYLERAAHFPPLAAWFLSAGQEARLLGFSLRQAALSYHEHARQRAETVQTFLPVYLTLAIGGTTALVYALLLFVPWINLLKTLSTP
- the nadD gene encoding nicotinate-nucleotide adenylyltransferase translates to MRLGLFGGTFDPVHLGHLLLAEYCREQCRLDAVWFLPAAEPPHKQRPDLTPARQRIEMLQLAIGGHEAFSVCTREVERGGVSYTVDTLGELAAEQPSRQLFFLLGGDSLADLPRWREPAKICELAMPVVVARPGSPPPDYTSLSSLVSAERLQQIRAYQVDMPQIGLSSREIRRRVAAGLSIRYQTPRAVEKYIQTARLYQVG